GTAGCCGTCCTTCATGAAGAATTCGCGTACCCGAAGCAGGCCGGCCCTGGGCCGCGCTTCGTCTCGGATCTTGGTCTGGATTTGGTAGAGCATCACCGGGAGATCGCGATAGGAACGTAGGAATTTCTTGGCGATGTCGGTGATGATTTCCTCGTGGGTCATGGCCAGCACGAATTCCCGGTCCCGCCGATCGCGGATGCGCCAGAGTTCCTGGCCGATATGGTAGTAGCGCTTGGTGGCCTTCCACAGTTCGGCCGGGTTCAAAACCGGAAGAGTCACCTCGATTCCGTCGATGGCGTTCAATTCGGCTCGCAGAATGTTTTTGATCTTTTCGGCCACTCTATGCCCCAGGGGGAGCAGGGAGTAGACGCCGGCCGCCGCAGGGTAAATGAAGCAACCCCGCAGCAGCAGGATGTGCGAAGGGGTTTCGGCTTCCTTGGGCACTTCATAGAGCGTATGGACAAAATATCTCGAATAGCGCATCCACCGCACCTCCCGTGTTGAGTTCCCGCTCAACGTATTTTCATGTTCTGGGACAGGATTCCGGATTGGACCGTTTCCGATGGTTTTTTTTAGAAGGCCGGAATCTAGCACGCAGCCTTCTTCCCTCACAACCTCAAAACGCAACCGAAAAAGGACTTGGCGGACGGAGACCGCAGCTGTTATGAGATTCACTGCTGCAAGGTGACGATAAGCACGAACCGGAAACCAGGGAGGATGGGTGCCGAGCGCCGGACCCTTTGGAAACTCTAGAGGCCTTTCACCCCATAGGAACGAACCATGAACCGAAGACCGACCGGTCCCGGCACGTCGGATTCCTCCGAAGCCCCCCGTTCACCGGCGACCTGGGATCTCGAGACCTTTCGCAAAAACCTGGAAGAACACATCGAAATGTTGCGGGAAGACGAGGAAACCACCGTCCCGCCCGAGCGCCTCATGCTGCAGCTTGAACATGACTCCGAATTCCTGGAAATCGTCAGGAACTGGGAGCGGCTGGAAGAAGCTCGACGCACCGACGCGTGGAAACGCGCGTTGGCGATCGCCGATAAGCATGCTCGGGAAGTAGTCCCCGTCTGCCTCCGTTGCGGCGAATGCTGCCGCCAGGGAAGCCCCACCCTCCACCTGGAAGACTTGGAACTGCTGAAGGCCGGAAAAATTCCCTGGGACGCCCTGGTTACCCTGCGCCGGGGCGAACCGGTCCATTCGCCTTTCCAGGAAAGGCTTTTCTTTCTGCTCGACGAACGCATCAAAATCCGAGAAAAGCCGGGATCTCATACGTGCCTGTTTCTGGAAGACGGCGGATCGGACTGCACCATTTACGACGACCGCCCGCTCCAATGCCGGGCCCAGGCCTGCTGGGATCCGACACAAGCCAGAGAACTGGCCGAACAGCCCTACCTCAGGCGGGCCGACCTGTTCGCGGATGTGGAACTCCTTTATGAACTCATCGCCGAGCACGACCGCCGCTGTGCCTTCGACAGGCTCAGGGACGCCTTTGAACGCCTGGATCAAACCAAGGGTGAATCAGCCGGAGAAGTTCTGGAACTCATCGCCTATGAAGAACATTTCCGGGGGTTTCTTCAAAAAAAGCTGAATATTCCTCAAGAAACCATGCCGCTCGTTTTCGGCCGGAGCTTTGCCGAACTTACGGCCCTCTTCGGCTTTCGCGTGGAGACCCGGCCGGACGGCACAAGGGTGCTTATTGCCGAATCCGCCTGATCGACCCACCATGATTCCTGCAGTGTGGAGCATGGGAACACAGGGGCCCCCCATCACCCCATAAGCGCTGAGTTGTTTTTGCCCGGTATCGACCGGAAAAAATGAACATCGAACATTGAACGTCCAACATCGAATGGTGAATGGGTGCGGATCTTTTAGAACGACATCCAGGGTGACCCTCTGAGGTAGATCCAGATGGCCTTGAAGCAGCAAGCGCATCAGCTCCGTTTCCCCTTGTTCCCAAGCTCCAGCTTGGGAACAAGGTGGATGGTGGAGATTGGGAACAAGGTCAAAAAATCCCCCTCTCCCTTGATGGGAGAGGGTTGGGGTGAGGGTGAGAAAATTAACGTATGTCAATCAGTTACATTCCCCTCCCCTTAATCCCCTCCCACAAGGGGAGGGGAAATAGAATTCCCCTCGTTCCCAAGCTCTGGCTTGGGTACGGCGTCATGGGAACCGAAGCTGGAGCTTCTGCACACTTGTGTTCCCAAGCTGGAGCTTGGGAACAAGAAGCAAAAGATCTGCACCCAATGGTGAATGGGAAATGAACATCGAACATTGAACGTCCAACATCGAATGGTGAATGGGAAATGAACATCGAACATTGAACGCCCAACATCGAATGGTGAATGGGAAATGAACATCGAACATTGAACGCCCAACATCGAATGGTGAATGGGAAATGAACATCGAACATTGAACGTCCAACATCGAATGGTGAATGGGAAATGAACATCGAACATTTCCATCGTTCCCAAGCTCCAGCTTGGGAACGCCCTGCGAGGGAAGCTCCAGCTTCCCTCCTGCTACAGCTGAAACGCGCTGTCTTTCTAGGGATCTCGCCAGGATCTCGAAGTGGTCTTTCCCTTCGTTCTCAAGCTCTGGCTTGGAAACGGCCTCACCGAAGCTGGAGCTTCTGCACAGTTGTGTTCCCAATCTGGAGCTTGGGAACAAGAAACAACCCGGTTTTTCATTCGATGTTGAACGTTCAATGTTCGATGTTCGACGTTCATCTTTAAAAACAACCCAATGGCATAAATGCAACCCGGTTTCCCTTCGTTCCCAAGCTCTGGCTTGGAAACGGCCTCACCGAAGCTGGAGCTTCTGCACGGTTGTGTTCCCAATCTGGAGCTTGGGAACAAGAAACAACCCGGTTTTTCATTCGATGTTGAACGTTCAATGTTCGATGTTCGACGTTCATCTTTAAAAACAACGCAATGGCATAAATGCAACCCGGTTTCCCCTCGTTCCTAATCTGGATCTTGGGAACGAGGAAAAGGCTCACCTCCGCCCCGAAAGTCAGCGCTTTCCTCAGGCGAACCTCGTGTGTTAAGGTTCCAATCATCTCCAGGGCCGACAGGACGCGCGACCATACCCGTCAGTGGCTTTCGAAACGTGCCCCCAGCGGCAATGGACCGAAAAAACGGCCCCGGCAAGGGCCTGACCCCGCGCTTTTCCAAACTTGGTTTTGATGGCCATCCAGGAACCCATAATGAGGAGGTGTCGTTATGACCCACGAACGCTCCACCGGATCCTTTCCACGCCGCACGTTCCTGCAGGGAGCCGTGGCCGGGGCCGCCGTTCTGGCCGCACAGGGCGTCTTCCGCCCCGCCTTCGCCGTAGCCGCGACCGGCGAAGAAGCCGTGTTCAAGCTTCCTTCGCTCCCCTACCCGGAAGACGCGCTGGAACCTTTCGTCTCCGCCCGCACCCTTTCTTTTCATTACGGCAAACATCATCAAGGCTACGTGAACAATCTGAACAATCTGGTGAAGGGCAAAGCCTTTGAGCGGATGTCCTTGGAAGAGGTCATCGTGAAGACGGCCGGCGATTCAGGCCAAGCCTCCGTTTTCAATAACGCCGCTCAAGTGTGGAACCATACCTTTTACTGGAACTCCATGCAAAAGGATGGCGGCGGGCCGCCTCAGGGACCGGTCGCCGCAAAGATCAGCGAGGCTTTCGGCAGCTACGAAAACTTCAGGAAGGAATTCGCGAAAGCGGCGGCCACCGTCTTCGGAAGCGGATGGGCCTGGCTCGTGTTGGAAAACGGCAAATTGAAGATCACCCAAACCTCCAATGCCGACACGCCGGCGGCCCATGGCCAAAAGGCGGTCCTCACCATTGACGTGTGGGAACA
This is a stretch of genomic DNA from Desulfoglaeba alkanexedens ALDC. It encodes these proteins:
- a CDS encoding superoxide dismutase; this encodes MTHERSTGSFPRRTFLQGAVAGAAVLAAQGVFRPAFAVAATGEEAVFKLPSLPYPEDALEPFVSARTLSFHYGKHHQGYVNNLNNLVKGKAFERMSLEEVIVKTAGDSGQASVFNNAAQVWNHTFYWNSMQKDGGGPPQGPVAAKISEAFGSYENFRKEFAKAAATVFGSGWAWLVLENGKLKITQTSNADTPAAHGQKAVLTIDVWEHAYYLDYQNQRVDYIQTFLDHLLNWDFVAQNLE
- a CDS encoding YkgJ family cysteine cluster protein gives rise to the protein MNRRPTGPGTSDSSEAPRSPATWDLETFRKNLEEHIEMLREDEETTVPPERLMLQLEHDSEFLEIVRNWERLEEARRTDAWKRALAIADKHAREVVPVCLRCGECCRQGSPTLHLEDLELLKAGKIPWDALVTLRRGEPVHSPFQERLFFLLDERIKIREKPGSHTCLFLEDGGSDCTIYDDRPLQCRAQACWDPTQARELAEQPYLRRADLFADVELLYELIAEHDRRCAFDRLRDAFERLDQTKGESAGEVLELIAYEEHFRGFLQKKLNIPQETMPLVFGRSFAELTALFGFRVETRPDGTRVLIAESA